The genomic interval AATTTTTCAAGTCTTCCTCTAGAGCTAATGATTTAGAAGAACAAATTGGTACTTGGAGGGAAAAATATGAAAGGTAACcatagtttataaatttatttgtgttattaatcaatgaatagaaaaaataaataaatagttatatattgaTGAATTATTTTGGTTAAATACTATTAGTTATACTTAGGAGTTCTTGtgattttaaaatcaatgaatataaaaagaataagacatacaaaaatgttataagcTATATAAAGaacttgtttattattaaactgtAAGTACTTTTTTTAGAGATATTgtgaatgatatataaatatagttgaaTGAATGAGTCTCATCATTTTTAtggaaaaattataataaattgtactatttataatttcagatTATATGATTCACATAAACGAGTTCAAAAATTGAATCAAGTACTTGAGGACAAATTACTTCAAATGGTAGATAAGATGAAGAGCGAAAAAAGCCAATTGACAAAAGACATTGCAACTCTATCTGTTAGATTAGCAGAATCTAAACACAACTATAGCATGCTACAAAAAGAGAATGTACAGTATAATTTACTTAGTCCccttaattttgtgtttattttatttagtaatataataattatttttatattattacaggaaagatataaaaatgatatgaaCTTAGCGATTCAGTTGTTACAATGCAAGCCTGATAATTTTGTGTCTCAGAAACTtgacaatgtaagtagcaaatTTACACAGTAGatatatgttacttttttaaatgtcaagttGGTTATTAAGGTGTTTATATGATATTCATTGTTGGCAGCTGCCCGTTGACACTCAGGCAAGAGTATCACAGTATGTGATGTCGAAGACTCCCAAACCAGCAAGTTCTACACAGTCAAAGAATGGAAATGAAATTGATACATTTGATGCAAGTGAGTATGAATTCAATATTTCTGCATCACTTATGTCTAAAATACTAGAAGATAGTATCCAAGACTCGGTGACTAAACATTGTGATACTTGCACTTGCTCAAAATCTCAAAGTAAACCATTTTGTTATAACGAAAGCTACTACACAGTATCGACACAAACAATATTGAGTGGAGATGTGAAGAATTACCTATGTATGAATTGCAATTCTGAAATTAAGTCGATTCATTCAGCTTTTAGTGTCAGAAGCAGCTCTCCTTCAGCTGTTAAATTGGTTAATGATAAAACTGCACATAGCCCCTTATACATAGCACCGCAACCTCTTGTACTTGAGCAAAGAGAGCCTTCTGACTTAgtaatggaaaatattaaacctaataatatcattaacgACATgatcattaaaaatgaaaataatatgaaactGGAAGCAGATATCCAAAGGGAAGTCGCTTATAAATTGGAAGAAGATATTAAGATAAGAAACAATAGCATTAACATGGAGCCATCTGTACATCACAAGCTTTGTGATAGGACAAAAACTTCGATTTCTAGCAAAAAAAGTAGTATTCATAGcgtatgtaatgatgatttgCTCAGAGATGTATCTAACAGCAAGGAAATTAAACCGAGTGATACAATAACGCAAATTGAAGGCGTTAATTTGAGGAAAAATTCTCATAGCTCCATGGGTGCTGTTAGCCGTACATCGTCGATAGCTAAATCAACAGTGAGCACACATAAGTCGAACACTCAGGTTGGTCCCGGACCGAGGTTTTGTCATTTGCGCATGCAAGCTgggtctaaaaatatattagttgacAACGCAGAACCTGATGTTCCGCCGGTCCTATATAGACGTCAAAGTAAATGTAACgaaaattccatattcaaaGACCTCAATGAGGGCTTAGATAACTTTATAGATTTAGAGAAGAATGACGTTGAAATAAAGAGTGATGTCAAAGATGATCTCGTAGTAGTTGAATCTACTTTAATCGATGTCcatgttgataataataataaagaaactggTTTGACAGTTAAAAACAGTTCGATTAATCCGATATTGTTGAACGTTTCGTCGTCTCCATTACAACCGTTGAAAACTCATAACTTTTCAAATACGTCGGAGCATAACAATAATGACTCTCATATCGGTAGCCAGAAAAATGTCTCGGAAATAGATAACTTACTAAACGACTTCaatgatgatattaataatacgaAAACTAATCACAATTCAAACAGCGATACAAGTAAGAAGACGGATGTATTAACGCCTATTGATAATCATgagattaaaatattcaactttGATCGCTACGAACAAAGCAAAGCACCTAGTCAGTATACGCGACCAATAAAGAAAATAGACATGTCGCAATTGCATTCcattgaaaatacaaaaatttcaaaagatTACCCACCCCTTGGCGATCTCAATAAAAAGCCCGAAACAATAAAACCGCCTCTAccaaatattgtaaatgtttatcCTAATCTGACTCAGACGCATTTAAAAGTTAACGAAAATAAGAAGGTCTTCACAAATGAACAAAGCACTAGCTCACTTTCAAGCGATGATAGCGCGGCTCTGTTACAAAAACAGCAATTACTTCGAGTTGCGGAATGGGTCGAAAAGAATTTAGAgcaacaaaacaatttaaatgatcCACTAGAAGACGAATGCCTATTTCCAAATCGAGCCATGAGAAGAGATAGTAAGATAAACAGACTTACTGAAACCTTAAACGAACTAGCACTCAACATGCCTCATCCCGTCAGCAAATACTCGAGATACTCAAGAGAGCCACGGAATAATTGGCCTCACAACAGTGTCACGGCTCAAAGCACGCATCAGGACAAAAATATGAAGCCTAGTGCGTCTAATTCGAAGATTGTTAATAATCTCGTGAAAGAAACCATTTTTCCAGTCGAATATGGCGATGATACGGTCACTGAGATCAATAACGCAGCCAAGGTGTTTAATCGCAGCGACATCGCCGATATTGACGTAGGGA from Vanessa cardui chromosome 15, ilVanCard2.1, whole genome shotgun sequence carries:
- the LOC124535631 gene encoding bromodomain-containing protein DDB_G0270170 isoform X1, translated to MDESIKNSPCKECSDGVEAQLRKEVDHLRAHLAERDAHFVALETEFFKSSSRANDLEEQIGTWREKYERLYDSHKRVQKLNQVLEDKLLQMVDKMKSEKSQLTKDIATLSVRLAESKHNYSMLQKENERYKNDMNLAIQLLQCKPDNFVSQKLDNLPVDTQARVSQYVMSKTPKPASSTQSKNGNEIDTFDASEYEFNISASLMSKILEDSIQDSVTKHCDTCTCSKSQSKPFCYNESYYTVSTQTILSGDVKNYLCMNCNSEIKSIHSAFSVRSSSPSAVKLVNDKTAHSPLYIAPQPLVLEQREPSDLVMENIKPNNIINDMIIKNENNMKLEADIQREVAYKLEEDIKIRNNSINMEPSVHHKLCDRTKTSISSKKSSIHSVCNDDLLRDVSNSKEIKPSDTITQIEGVNLRKNSHSSMGAVSRTSSIAKSTVSTHKSNTQVGPGPRFCHLRMQAGSKNILVDNAEPDVPPVLYRRQSKCNENSIFKDLNEGLDNFIDLEKNDVEIKSDVKDDLVVVESTLIDVHVDNNNKETGLTVKNSSINPILLNVSSSPLQPLKTHNFSNTSEHNNNDSHIGSQKNVSEIDNLLNDFNDDINNTKTNHNSNSDTSKKTDVLTPIDNHEIKIFNFDRYEQSKAPSQYTRPIKKIDMSQLHSIENTKISKDYPPLGDLNKKPETIKPPLPNIVNVYPNLTQTHLKVNENKKVFTNEQSTSSLSSDDSAALLQKQQLLRVAEWVEKNLEQQNNLNDPLEDECLFPNRAMRRDSKINRLTETLNELALNMPHPVSKYSRYSREPRNNWPHNSVTAQSTHQDKNMKPSASNSKIVNNLVKETIFPVEYGDDTVTEINNAAKVFNRSDIADIDVGKELRDALKSKGEKEISSEDLARMEYNVKKFLLSGPYWVNPGVGRSRRTSSKTETDV
- the LOC124535631 gene encoding bromodomain-containing protein DDB_G0270170 isoform X2, whose protein sequence is MVDKMKSEKSQLTKDIATLSVRLAESKHNYSMLQKENERYKNDMNLAIQLLQCKPDNFVSQKLDNLPVDTQARVSQYVMSKTPKPASSTQSKNGNEIDTFDASEYEFNISASLMSKILEDSIQDSVTKHCDTCTCSKSQSKPFCYNESYYTVSTQTILSGDVKNYLCMNCNSEIKSIHSAFSVRSSSPSAVKLVNDKTAHSPLYIAPQPLVLEQREPSDLVMENIKPNNIINDMIIKNENNMKLEADIQREVAYKLEEDIKIRNNSINMEPSVHHKLCDRTKTSISSKKSSIHSVCNDDLLRDVSNSKEIKPSDTITQIEGVNLRKNSHSSMGAVSRTSSIAKSTVSTHKSNTQVGPGPRFCHLRMQAGSKNILVDNAEPDVPPVLYRRQSKCNENSIFKDLNEGLDNFIDLEKNDVEIKSDVKDDLVVVESTLIDVHVDNNNKETGLTVKNSSINPILLNVSSSPLQPLKTHNFSNTSEHNNNDSHIGSQKNVSEIDNLLNDFNDDINNTKTNHNSNSDTSKKTDVLTPIDNHEIKIFNFDRYEQSKAPSQYTRPIKKIDMSQLHSIENTKISKDYPPLGDLNKKPETIKPPLPNIVNVYPNLTQTHLKVNENKKVFTNEQSTSSLSSDDSAALLQKQQLLRVAEWVEKNLEQQNNLNDPLEDECLFPNRAMRRDSKINRLTETLNELALNMPHPVSKYSRYSREPRNNWPHNSVTAQSTHQDKNMKPSASNSKIVNNLVKETIFPVEYGDDTVTEINNAAKVFNRSDIADIDVGKELRDALKSKGEKEISSEDLARMEYNVKKFLLSGPYWVNPGVGRSRRTSSKTETDV